A genome region from Maylandia zebra isolate NMK-2024a linkage group LG6, Mzebra_GT3a, whole genome shotgun sequence includes the following:
- the LOC101477335 gene encoding suppressor of cytokine signaling 1 produces MVRDNCNKVVVQSPKQSHAAEPQSPSEPSEEHREQIPNRAESRELDLLHWVKNNCEEDAELWEVTGADSDGLPTHLRPFTSEAEYKLVKSTYQQLLQSDYYWGSLTMEEAHGKLKNAPAGTFLIRDSGQPDVFFTLSYQSDDGPTSIRIQLNKLHFNLFGSQRTFPSLFALLTYYTSSCCKLTVPFRIHRPEGLKQMCRRAFVGMFGADRISTLPGLNKQVRSYLWAYPHPI; encoded by the exons ATGGTCAGAGACAATTGCAATAAAGTGGTAGTACAAAGCCCAAAACAGAGCCACGCAGCCGAACCACAGAGCCCGAGTGAGCCCTCTGAAGAACACCGGGAACAGATCCCAAACAGAGCGGAGTCGAGAGAGCTGGATTTACTGCACTGGGTCAAAAACAACTGTGAGGAAGACGCTGAGCTCTGG GAAGTGACTGGAGCTGATTCCGATGGGTTGCCCACACACCTCCGTCCGTTCACCAGCGAAGCAGAGTATAAACTAGTAAAAAGTACTTACCAGCAGCTTCTGCAGAGTGATTACTACTGGGGATCCCTGACCATGGAAGAAGCCCACGGAAAACTCAAAAATGCTCCTGCTGGAACCTTCCTTATCAG GGACAGCGGGCAGCCGGATGTTTTCTTCACTCTGAGTTACCAAAGCGACGATGGCCCGACGAGTATTCGCATCCAGCTGAACAAGCTCCACTTCAATCTGTTTGGCAGCCAGAGGACTTTTCCTTCACTCTTTGCTCTGCTGACTTACTACACCAGCTCCTGCTGTAAACTGACGGTGCCCTTTCGTATTCACCGCCCAGAGGGTCTGAAACAGATGTGCAGGAGGGCGTTTGTAGGCATGTTTGGAGCAGATAGGATAAGCACATTACCTGGTCTCAACAAGCAAGTGAGAAGCTACCTTTGGGCATACCCTCACCCTATATAG